In the Paenibacillus sp. FSL H7-0357 genome, one interval contains:
- a CDS encoding MFS transporter yields MNIPSAEMVNAPPVPQVNYPVLRKNKVFLLLFTASTLTILGNAFHSLALSLWVLQETGSAKMMSIMTVSNLVICSLLGSVAGTLADRVNRRTLIVCAYLVQSITVLGIAYALTSPNLSFVLIVCLTGIVTSAGQFQSPAFQASLLTVVGKEHIQQAAGWMTLSENISRTVGYALGGIFVAAFGGAWAIFVDGMTFLLAFVLVLASGSFTGVIAARGPKKTFKQDIFSGFRYIWSNPFARAVTLLLPVLTLFFLSCLMLTQVMAVQVWKASPFQFGLMESCIPLGYMLGSGLILTAGNRIRHRGLLVAASLLLLGPLYALLSVTTSMMLAIPLILLIGFTFSFSTLLINIILRLEVPEDLQGRMFGVLGSLMSVAPPLGLAVFSAAADHFGASETMLAAGLILFLFGTGAAVGLKVIREYK; encoded by the coding sequence ATGAATATTCCCAGCGCTGAGATGGTGAATGCCCCACCTGTGCCCCAAGTGAACTATCCGGTTTTACGCAAAAACAAAGTTTTCCTGCTGTTGTTCACAGCCAGTACGCTTACGATACTGGGAAATGCCTTTCACAGTCTCGCTCTTAGTCTATGGGTGCTGCAAGAGACTGGCAGTGCTAAAATGATGAGCATCATGACTGTCAGCAACCTTGTCATCTGTTCATTGCTAGGCAGCGTGGCCGGTACACTCGCCGATCGCGTCAACCGCAGAACGCTGATTGTATGTGCCTATCTGGTGCAGAGCATCACCGTACTGGGAATCGCTTACGCCCTTACCAGCCCTAATCTCTCCTTCGTCCTGATTGTTTGTCTTACCGGAATTGTAACCTCTGCCGGACAATTTCAGTCTCCTGCCTTTCAGGCTTCCCTGCTGACTGTCGTCGGCAAAGAGCATATCCAGCAGGCAGCAGGCTGGATGACCTTGTCAGAGAACATCTCCCGTACTGTTGGTTACGCTCTCGGCGGAATCTTTGTCGCTGCCTTCGGTGGTGCTTGGGCAATCTTTGTAGATGGGATGACCTTTCTATTGGCCTTCGTGCTGGTGCTAGCCTCAGGCTCATTCACTGGTGTTATAGCCGCACGTGGACCAAAAAAAACGTTCAAGCAAGATATTTTCAGCGGTTTCCGTTATATTTGGAGTAATCCATTTGCTAGAGCTGTTACCTTACTGCTTCCCGTACTCACACTATTTTTCCTCTCCTGCCTCATGCTGACACAAGTCATGGCCGTGCAGGTATGGAAGGCAAGTCCGTTTCAGTTCGGTCTGATGGAGAGCTGCATCCCGCTTGGGTACATGCTTGGATCGGGCTTGATATTGACTGCCGGGAACAGGATCAGGCACCGCGGTCTGCTGGTCGCTGCCAGTCTCCTGCTGCTGGGTCCGCTGTACGCCCTGCTGTCGGTTACTACCTCAATGATGCTGGCCATCCCGCTCATTCTGCTAATCGGCTTCACCTTCTCGTTCAGCACTTTACTGATTAATATCATCCTGAGACTCGAGGTACCTGAAGACTTGCAAGGGCGGATGTTCGGTGTACTGGGGTCCTTAATGAGTGTGGCTCCCCCTTTGGGACTTGCTGTCTTTTCTGCGGCAGCCGACCATTTTGGAGCCTCCGAAACCATGCTGGCTGCCGGTCTTATCCTTTTTCTGTTTGGCACCGGAGCTGCAGTCGGACTTAAAGTAATTCGTGAATATAAATAA
- a CDS encoding GNAT family N-acetyltransferase — protein MGQTELIMKYLRENPLKNVTPLKMMTAYHQVIDSYLVHQQEHWGILLLLPADAYSFDQRIYPNAERIVLMDYSSPEVLPELLKRLPGETNLVFKIQEQTRISIAGQFPLHKVRCFYSYSSTVEQRFDPDAEAVLNEQMDERLLPLWRANDYSKEEIEHYFADGAFSISIFQGDTPLSTCLVFRNEERIWEIGAVRTAEAGRRSGLAQRVVRTAVFHTLQRGYIPRYQVEDTNIASIRLAESVGLTLAVKLEHWLNYIEQLK, from the coding sequence TTGGGCCAGACTGAATTGATTATGAAGTATTTGCGTGAGAATCCGCTGAAAAATGTAACCCCGTTAAAGATGATGACCGCTTATCATCAAGTTATAGACAGCTATCTGGTCCACCAGCAGGAACACTGGGGCATTCTGTTGCTTCTGCCTGCGGACGCTTATTCCTTTGATCAGCGGATATACCCGAATGCCGAGAGAATAGTGCTCATGGATTACAGCAGCCCTGAGGTGCTGCCCGAGCTGCTAAAGCGATTGCCCGGAGAAACGAATCTGGTCTTCAAAATTCAGGAGCAGACACGAATTTCGATTGCCGGTCAATTTCCGCTGCACAAAGTACGATGCTTTTATTCCTATAGTTCTACAGTAGAGCAACGGTTCGATCCGGACGCCGAAGCTGTACTGAACGAACAGATGGATGAACGGCTGCTTCCATTATGGCGGGCGAATGATTACAGCAAGGAAGAAATTGAGCATTATTTTGCAGACGGCGCTTTTTCCATATCCATATTCCAGGGAGACACGCCACTCAGCACCTGCCTCGTCTTCCGCAACGAGGAGCGAATCTGGGAAATCGGGGCCGTGCGTACGGCTGAAGCCGGCAGAAGAAGCGGACTTGCACAGCGGGTCGTCCGCACTGCGGTATTTCATACGCTGCAGAGAGGTTATATTCCAAGATACCAGGTGGAGGATACTAATATCGCCTCCATTCGTCTGGCCGAATCCGTCGGCCTTACGCTAGCGGTGAAGCTGGAGCATTGGCTAAATTATATAGAACAGCTGAAATGA
- a CDS encoding DUF4190 domain-containing protein encodes MKEFVHELSTVWASGVLYAATPVGKSIASLVLGILSIVSPYIGILFGIIAIILSAISLKEIRTRYEEGRGLAIAGLICGIVGTLIYTLLILLFLFALFAFNEIDSGNIIHFSTNNI; translated from the coding sequence ATGAAGGAGTTCGTTCATGAGCTATCAACCGTTTGGGCATCAGGAGTATTATACGCCGCCACCCCCGTTGGCAAATCCATTGCCTCATTGGTGCTTGGGATTCTGTCCATTGTGTCACCATATATCGGGATTCTATTTGGGATTATTGCGATTATACTTTCCGCGATTTCCCTGAAAGAGATTCGTACCCGCTATGAAGAGGGAAGAGGTCTTGCCATCGCCGGTCTCATCTGCGGAATTGTCGGTACACTTATTTACACCTTACTTATATTACTGTTTTTATTCGCCCTGTTTGCTTTTAATGAAATAGATTCCGGTAACATAATCCACTTCAGCACTAACAACATCTGA
- a CDS encoding response regulator, with protein MNILIADDERVIREGIKRTINHLYPEYQVFVATRAEEAVKVLEEQRIHIVLTDILMPGMNGLEFMKISKRRYPYVKWIVISAHSEFSYAQEAIRLGARDYLLKPIGKNKLEEIINNLTLEIQKDNDISRQGERLKASLRFLREGVFQRLASGLDIGNLDIGPFIEDYHNFYLVMVQLDPGEKSARLEHFIVENVLSELIELHGNGFVVNFDRQSLLGLVTLRENERIEPFQEELRDHLNHYLKMPFQILHSGLSYDFNTVPQVVKRMREASASQAFEAEPLKGSGEKAIDVALHFIREHYYEDLSLEKMASVVFLNPAYFSQLFKQKTGQGYKEYVTSLRLEQAKLLLLNPKLKLAEIAERVGYQDMRHFTQMFRKKFQLTPTEYRQQQNINILLTKGCPPQ; from the coding sequence GTGAATATTCTCATAGCCGATGATGAACGGGTTATCCGCGAAGGCATCAAACGCACGATTAATCATCTGTACCCGGAGTATCAGGTTTTTGTGGCTACAAGGGCCGAGGAAGCTGTCAAGGTGCTGGAAGAACAGCGTATCCACATCGTGTTGACTGATATCCTAATGCCGGGTATGAATGGCCTTGAGTTTATGAAAATTTCCAAACGCAGATATCCCTATGTGAAATGGATCGTGATCTCCGCTCATAGTGAGTTCTCCTACGCACAGGAGGCGATCCGTCTTGGAGCGAGGGATTATCTGCTCAAGCCGATTGGCAAAAACAAGCTGGAGGAGATCATCAATAATCTGACGCTGGAGATCCAGAAGGACAACGACATTTCACGGCAGGGGGAAAGGCTGAAGGCAAGCCTCAGATTTCTGCGGGAAGGTGTATTCCAGCGGCTGGCCTCTGGCCTTGATATCGGCAATTTGGATATTGGTCCGTTCATCGAAGATTATCACAACTTTTACTTGGTGATGGTACAGCTGGACCCGGGGGAAAAAAGCGCGCGCCTGGAGCATTTTATCGTGGAGAATGTACTTTCCGAGCTGATCGAGCTGCATGGGAACGGTTTTGTCGTCAATTTCGACCGGCAGAGTTTACTCGGCCTGGTTACCTTGAGGGAGAACGAGCGGATTGAACCGTTCCAGGAGGAGCTCCGTGACCATCTCAACCATTATCTGAAGATGCCTTTTCAAATCCTGCATTCCGGCTTGAGTTACGATTTCAATACCGTGCCGCAGGTCGTGAAACGGATGAGGGAAGCATCCGCTTCACAAGCGTTTGAGGCGGAACCGCTGAAGGGAAGCGGAGAGAAGGCCATTGACGTTGCGCTGCATTTTATCAGGGAGCATTACTACGAGGATCTATCGCTGGAGAAGATGGCCTCTGTCGTGTTCCTGAACCCGGCGTACTTCAGCCAGTTGTTCAAGCAAAAGACAGGGCAGGGGTACAAAGAATACGTCACCTCACTGCGGCTGGAGCAAGCAAAGCTGCTGCTGCTGAACCCCAAGCTGAAGCTGGCTGAAATCGCAGAACGTGTTGGGTATCAGGACATGCGCCATTTTACTCAGATGTTCCGCAAAAAGTTCCAACTGACTCCGACTGAATACCGCCAGCAGCAAAACATCAATATTCTTCTGACCAAAGGCTGCCCGCCGCAATAA
- a CDS encoding cache domain-containing sensor histidine kinase encodes MRNGFHSIHHRLFLLFLFCMSSILLIVSLLYYNRTTVQLHEKISDLSQKNVAQTAGLFTLLYKGYDSLSKSLSNNFEMVRLLNETTDEPAVAFINEQTITNIIGSIFYSRDDLVGIHVIMDKGKIYNYGNYMNVVDPEYHTEDWYHELKASTGKMVWLGVYEHSLIDEVEDSPVFAFGRQIYDLNEHKPIGIVLYETNPQPVLDALDNLKLGAHSQVYLMSQDGRFVSSATDPSPVVENLPSLQGDKDVIVQQESDRLIVASKLSFSGWWVMSITPDEDLNVELNEMKRYLLIVISILIFVSTLIASIVSQTISSPLKKVIREMKQVEIGNFRGVVNVSSYQEINILVASFNRMVRRIEELIERVKLSSVSEKNAELHALQSQVNPHFLYNTLDMIYWMLDEEGNEQLGELVLSLSSMFRYSSQWEDGAEVTLEEEMEQIGHYLKIISIRLEGRLHIVAEVDERWLNIRVPKMTVQPVIENAVKHGLESLNRQGILKVYTREEGNVLKLFVEDNGNGMNAEQLERLQDSLNGDSPKEGGKGGIGLQNLHRRLQYMFGDGYGLQIQSLPGEGTQVAIMLPIRVEGDTYK; translated from the coding sequence ATGCGAAATGGCTTTCATTCCATCCACCATCGGTTGTTTCTGCTGTTTCTTTTTTGCATGTCCAGTATTCTGCTGATTGTCAGCCTGCTGTACTATAACCGGACTACTGTTCAGCTGCATGAAAAGATCAGTGATCTGTCGCAGAAGAACGTCGCTCAAACGGCCGGGCTGTTTACCCTGCTCTACAAGGGGTATGATTCCCTGTCCAAATCACTCAGCAATAACTTTGAGATGGTTCGCCTGCTCAATGAAACAACCGATGAACCGGCAGTGGCTTTTATCAATGAACAGACCATCACGAATATCATTGGCTCGATTTTTTATTCGCGGGACGATCTGGTAGGCATCCATGTCATCATGGACAAAGGCAAAATTTATAATTACGGCAACTACATGAACGTGGTCGACCCGGAGTATCACACCGAGGACTGGTACCATGAGCTTAAGGCTTCTACGGGGAAAATGGTCTGGCTCGGAGTGTACGAACATTCGCTCATTGATGAGGTCGAGGACAGTCCTGTATTCGCTTTCGGGCGGCAAATTTATGATCTCAATGAACACAAGCCGATAGGCATCGTTCTGTACGAAACAAACCCGCAGCCTGTTCTTGATGCGCTGGATAATCTGAAGCTGGGAGCGCACAGCCAGGTTTATCTGATGTCTCAGGATGGGCGTTTTGTATCCTCGGCTACGGACCCGTCACCGGTCGTGGAGAATTTGCCGTCCCTGCAGGGGGATAAGGATGTCATTGTACAGCAGGAAAGCGACCGCTTAATAGTAGCCTCCAAGCTATCGTTCTCCGGGTGGTGGGTAATGAGCATCACTCCGGACGAAGATCTCAATGTGGAATTGAACGAAATGAAGCGATACCTGCTGATTGTAATTTCCATTCTGATTTTCGTATCCACCCTGATTGCTTCCATTGTGTCGCAGACCATATCCTCACCGCTCAAGAAAGTGATCCGGGAGATGAAGCAGGTGGAAATCGGAAACTTCCGGGGCGTGGTTAATGTGTCTTCCTATCAGGAAATCAATATTCTCGTCGCTTCTTTCAACCGGATGGTCCGGAGGATTGAGGAATTGATTGAACGGGTCAAGCTCTCTTCCGTCAGTGAGAAGAACGCTGAGCTGCATGCGCTGCAGTCCCAGGTGAACCCGCATTTTCTCTACAACACACTGGATATGATTTACTGGATGCTTGATGAGGAGGGAAATGAGCAGCTGGGCGAGCTTGTACTCTCATTGTCCTCCATGTTCCGTTACAGCAGCCAGTGGGAAGACGGCGCGGAAGTTACCCTTGAAGAAGAGATGGAGCAGATCGGCCATTATCTAAAGATCATTTCCATCCGTCTTGAAGGCAGGCTGCATATTGTCGCTGAAGTCGATGAGCGCTGGCTGAACATCCGCGTTCCGAAGATGACGGTGCAGCCGGTGATCGAGAATGCTGTCAAGCATGGATTGGAATCGCTTAACCGTCAGGGTATCCTGAAGGTATACACCCGTGAAGAAGGGAATGTTCTGAAGTTATTCGTTGAAGATAACGGTAATGGCATGAATGCGGAACAGCTGGAGCGGCTGCAGGATTCGCTGAACGGAGACAGTCCGAAAGAAGGCGGCAAAGGCGGCATCGGCTTGCAGAATCTCCACCGCAGGCTGCAGTATATGTTCGGGGATGGTTACGGTCTGCAGATTCAAAGTTTACCCGGAGAAGGGACACAGGTTGCCATCATGCTTCCGATTAGAGTGGAGGGAGACACATACAAGTGA
- a CDS encoding carbohydrate ABC transporter permease — protein sequence MRKFKKGIVYLLFAIPVVTQLYPLLWLLLYSLKTNEEIMDGSFFSFPKSFQWHNYSEAYTSGSYLKYLSNSVFVTAVTMIFVIVLASMVAYAISRFRWKYGNIVMMVFLMGMMIPMQATLLPLMIIFKNVHILNTHLSLILPYIAFSTPIAVFILSGFMRDIPHEIEESAFIDGASVYRIFRSIILPVSIPPVMTVCILTFINIWNEYILAATFISSEKLKTLPFGVYTFVSQYSVNYGNIGAFLVMGALPVILIYFFLSNRITKGMVAGAVKG from the coding sequence ATGCGAAAATTCAAAAAAGGAATCGTGTATCTTCTTTTCGCCATTCCTGTAGTGACCCAGCTGTATCCCTTGTTATGGCTGTTGCTGTATTCCCTGAAGACCAATGAAGAAATTATGGATGGCAGCTTCTTTTCCTTCCCTAAATCGTTTCAATGGCATAACTACAGCGAAGCGTATACGTCAGGGAGTTATCTGAAATACTTATCTAACAGTGTATTTGTTACGGCTGTTACGATGATTTTCGTCATTGTGCTGGCCTCTATGGTTGCCTATGCGATTTCACGGTTCCGCTGGAAATATGGAAACATTGTAATGATGGTCTTTCTGATGGGAATGATGATCCCTATGCAGGCAACTCTGCTGCCGCTGATGATCATTTTCAAAAATGTGCATATCCTGAACACACATTTATCACTGATTCTGCCTTACATTGCATTCTCCACGCCAATTGCCGTGTTTATCCTCTCCGGGTTCATGAGAGACATTCCGCATGAAATTGAGGAATCTGCATTTATCGATGGAGCCAGTGTATACCGCATCTTCCGCAGCATTATTCTTCCGGTTTCGATTCCGCCGGTAATGACGGTGTGCATCCTGACCTTCATCAACATCTGGAACGAATATATTCTGGCGGCAACCTTCATTTCTTCCGAGAAACTGAAGACTTTGCCATTCGGGGTCTACACTTTTGTCAGCCAGTATTCAGTCAACTATGGAAATATCGGCGCATTCCTCGTCATGGGCGCGCTGCCGGTCATCCTGATCTACTTCTTCCTGTCCAACCGGATTACAAAAGGCATGGTGGCAGGAGCCGTTAAGGGTTAA
- a CDS encoding carbohydrate ABC transporter permease → MKVLKVPGRTIAVFVLPGLLLYVCLVFVPILVSLYTGLLKWDGLTSAEFIGFGNFKDMFFNDPVFWPSVRRTLLYAVASMLEIPLCLFMAILLNRYLKRANTLVSIYFTPVILSVVIIGQLWKTVYNPASAGGMLNGVLISLGLDSWTHNWLTEPKIAMFALYFVSLWQFFGYHLLIQYTGVSNIPDELYEAAKIDGADGFKADRYITLPLIVPIFKISIVLAFIGSLQAFDLVMVMTAGGPAHATDVISTHMYNSSFMSFKYGYGSAIATFLVVVCLVFTGFINTVFNKIERKFN, encoded by the coding sequence ATGAAAGTACTAAAGGTGCCAGGACGAACAATAGCCGTCTTCGTATTGCCAGGTCTGCTCTTGTATGTGTGCCTTGTGTTTGTTCCCATACTGGTTTCATTGTATACAGGCTTATTGAAGTGGGACGGTCTCACTTCTGCAGAGTTTATCGGTTTCGGCAATTTTAAAGATATGTTTTTTAATGATCCTGTCTTTTGGCCATCAGTAAGAAGAACACTGCTGTATGCGGTGGCTTCCATGCTGGAAATTCCACTGTGCCTGTTTATGGCTATTCTACTTAACCGTTATTTGAAAAGAGCTAATACACTGGTTTCGATCTATTTCACACCGGTTATTCTCTCCGTCGTCATTATCGGCCAATTGTGGAAAACAGTCTACAATCCGGCTTCCGCAGGAGGTATGCTGAACGGGGTTCTGATCTCTTTAGGACTGGACAGCTGGACACATAACTGGCTCACTGAACCCAAGATTGCCATGTTTGCACTCTATTTCGTATCGCTTTGGCAGTTCTTCGGCTACCATCTGCTGATTCAGTATACCGGGGTGTCCAATATTCCGGATGAGCTTTATGAAGCGGCTAAAATTGACGGAGCAGATGGATTTAAGGCGGACCGCTACATCACCCTGCCGCTGATCGTTCCGATCTTTAAAATATCAATTGTACTGGCGTTTATCGGTTCACTGCAGGCCTTCGATCTGGTCATGGTCATGACGGCGGGGGGCCCGGCACATGCTACCGATGTAATCTCTACCCATATGTATAACAGTTCCTTTATGTCCTTCAAGTATGGATACGGCAGTGCGATTGCCACCTTCCTGGTTGTGGTCTGTCTGGTCTTTACCGGATTCATTAATACCGTATTCAATAAAATCGAGCGGAAATTCAATTAG
- a CDS encoding extracellular solute-binding protein, translating to MVNRKMQKTFSIGLTAAMALTLAACGNSNNNNNNNSGGNNAAPKSTNSAAEATKDSGKKVTITFQNIYPDPATPAYKMIRELVGEYEKENPNIHIELDTLNTDQQKVKLKTQAASKEVPDITIVNPAAQMKPFVDAGLFAPLNDMLEQNGLKDTYQTGLLDYYSFNNNVYALPDGNNIEVVYYNKELFEQAGIANPPTTFEEMLKDVKILKEKGITPLAIGEKDSWTGSFLFMNILLRTNGGPGFLQEVLDGKKTFEDPAFVEAVDAFQQLVQAGAFPDGATSIDANAGGNIFKTGKAAMWSIGSWETGAIDASSVAGKVGAFQFPTVNGKGDPNEFMLAPGSAFAISANSEHLQETKDFLNFFASNYPKKQFELKNAVGLGQKVDGDLKAAGYSDLAINIAGLFNEVKGGDLAFDNTMNPATAQVHLSSIQNLFVQKVDSAAVGKEHQTAFEANK from the coding sequence ATGGTCAACAGAAAAATGCAAAAGACATTCTCCATTGGTCTAACTGCTGCTATGGCATTAACCTTGGCGGCATGCGGCAACTCCAACAACAACAATAACAATAACAGCGGGGGGAACAACGCAGCTCCGAAGAGCACCAACAGCGCTGCGGAAGCTACCAAAGACAGCGGCAAAAAAGTAACGATTACTTTCCAGAACATCTATCCTGACCCTGCAACACCCGCCTACAAAATGATCCGCGAATTGGTGGGGGAATATGAAAAAGAAAACCCGAACATTCATATTGAACTGGATACTTTGAACACAGACCAGCAAAAAGTAAAGCTCAAAACACAAGCGGCCTCCAAAGAAGTGCCAGACATCACCATTGTTAACCCTGCTGCACAAATGAAACCGTTTGTAGATGCCGGACTGTTCGCTCCACTGAACGATATGCTGGAGCAGAACGGACTGAAGGATACGTATCAAACCGGACTGCTCGATTACTACAGCTTCAATAATAATGTATACGCACTGCCTGACGGCAACAATATCGAGGTTGTGTATTACAACAAGGAGCTGTTTGAGCAAGCCGGAATTGCGAACCCGCCAACCACATTCGAAGAAATGCTTAAGGATGTAAAGATCCTCAAAGAGAAAGGCATCACACCCCTTGCGATCGGTGAAAAGGACTCCTGGACAGGCTCATTCCTGTTCATGAACATTCTGCTCCGTACCAACGGCGGCCCGGGTTTCCTGCAAGAGGTGCTTGACGGCAAGAAAACGTTCGAAGATCCAGCATTCGTAGAAGCAGTAGACGCCTTCCAGCAGCTGGTCCAAGCCGGCGCATTCCCTGATGGTGCAACATCCATTGATGCCAATGCAGGCGGCAATATCTTCAAAACCGGTAAAGCGGCAATGTGGTCAATCGGTTCATGGGAAACCGGAGCTATTGATGCTTCATCTGTAGCCGGCAAAGTAGGAGCTTTCCAATTCCCTACAGTTAACGGTAAAGGCGACCCTAATGAATTTATGCTTGCACCAGGCAGTGCATTTGCCATTTCCGCAAACAGCGAGCATTTGCAGGAAACCAAGGATTTCCTCAACTTCTTCGCATCCAACTATCCTAAGAAGCAATTTGAACTGAAAAATGCCGTAGGTCTGGGCCAAAAAGTAGATGGCGATTTGAAAGCTGCCGGTTACTCCGATCTTGCGATCAACATTGCAGGCCTGTTCAATGAAGTCAAAGGCGGCGACCTGGCGTTTGACAATACGATGAACCCGGCAACCGCGCAAGTTCACTTGAGCAGCATTCAAAACCTGTTTGTACAAAAAGTGGATTCCGCTGCAGTAGGCAAGGAACATCAAACCGCATTCGAAGCTAATAAATAA
- a CDS encoding DEAD/DEAH box helicase, with amino-acid sequence MSDNPFYRLAPFIKEFIYKNRWETLREAQVDACRVLFDTPHHLLIASGTASGKTEAAFFPALTELYERPSDSVGILYIAPLKALINDQFTRLNDLLREGNIPVWHWHGDVPQADKTKLMQNPSGVLQITPESLEGLLMNRPNAIPALFHDLRFIIVDEVHAFMGADRGIQVLSQLARISRMAGCHPRRIGLSATLSDYASVTEWLAAGTRESVEVSAPQGGRKLRLSVEHFSFPDARDEVQAEHLERARQAYYGFIYDHTHLKKALIFTNSRTDAEEAILEMRRMAAKRGERDVFHVHHGSISAMLREETEAALRQGPGPAVAAATLTLELGIDLGELERVLQLGAPYSCASFVQRLGRSGRRGDSASEMIFVTPEEEDEEAQLPARMPWTLLRAIAVIELYVREKWVEPLNVRQLPVGLLYHQTMSILKSMGEAEPEDLKAAVLSLPSFRGIDPADYDTFMEYMVGMGHIETLEEGGLLIGLAGEKIVNNFRFLAVFKDDEEHVVYNGTEEIGSITTVPPPGYCFTLAGKLWKVEEVDNRHKAVYVKGSRGKVDTLWLGAGGDVHTRIMAKIREVLGATSLYPYLAPSAAARLERARRLAKESGLLTRSVLPAGGDSMFILPWAGSRQFRTLERLLKNNLKGRLGLRSITPMEPYYMVVAGSVDADTLEEEIMAETTAAADPLSLLSKDEAPYLGKYDEFIPHELLRKAFSLDGLDVPGLLNVIKQWRVEN; translated from the coding sequence ATGAGCGACAATCCGTTCTACAGGCTGGCTCCTTTCATCAAGGAGTTTATTTACAAGAACCGGTGGGAGACGCTTCGCGAGGCTCAGGTAGATGCTTGCCGCGTGTTGTTTGATACCCCGCATCACCTGCTGATTGCCTCCGGTACGGCCTCAGGCAAGACGGAGGCGGCATTCTTTCCCGCATTAACTGAGCTCTATGAGCGCCCGTCCGATTCAGTGGGGATTCTCTATATTGCGCCGCTCAAAGCGCTGATCAATGATCAATTCACACGGTTAAATGATTTGCTGCGGGAAGGCAATATCCCGGTCTGGCATTGGCATGGCGATGTGCCGCAAGCAGATAAGACGAAGCTGATGCAGAATCCTTCAGGAGTGCTGCAGATTACCCCTGAATCGCTGGAGGGGCTGCTCATGAACCGCCCGAATGCGATCCCCGCCTTGTTCCATGATCTGCGCTTCATTATTGTTGATGAAGTGCATGCCTTTATGGGGGCGGACCGCGGCATCCAGGTGCTCAGCCAATTGGCCCGGATCTCGCGGATGGCCGGCTGCCATCCCCGGCGGATCGGCCTTTCGGCCACGCTGAGCGATTATGCATCCGTGACCGAGTGGCTGGCCGCCGGTACGCGGGAGAGCGTGGAGGTATCCGCTCCGCAAGGGGGGCGCAAGCTGCGGCTGAGTGTGGAGCATTTCTCCTTCCCGGATGCGCGGGATGAGGTGCAGGCTGAACACCTGGAGCGGGCCCGCCAGGCCTATTACGGGTTCATTTACGATCATACGCATCTGAAGAAGGCGTTGATCTTCACCAACAGCCGTACGGACGCCGAGGAGGCGATTCTGGAGATGCGGCGCATGGCAGCCAAACGCGGCGAGCGGGATGTGTTCCATGTGCATCATGGAAGCATCTCCGCGATGCTGCGCGAAGAGACGGAAGCCGCGCTCCGGCAAGGTCCCGGCCCGGCGGTAGCCGCAGCTACGCTTACCCTGGAGCTGGGGATAGATCTTGGCGAGCTGGAGCGGGTGCTGCAGCTCGGCGCACCTTACAGCTGCGCCAGCTTCGTCCAGCGGCTGGGACGCTCCGGCAGACGCGGTGACTCCGCTTCGGAGATGATCTTCGTCACCCCGGAGGAGGAGGATGAGGAGGCGCAGCTGCCCGCGCGGATGCCTTGGACGCTGCTGCGGGCGATTGCGGTCATTGAGCTGTATGTGCGGGAGAAATGGGTAGAGCCGCTAAATGTGCGCCAGCTGCCGGTTGGGCTCCTGTACCATCAGACGATGAGCATTCTTAAGAGCATGGGGGAAGCCGAGCCGGAGGATTTGAAGGCAGCTGTTCTGAGCCTGCCGTCCTTCCGGGGAATTGACCCGGCGGATTACGATACCTTCATGGAGTACATGGTAGGCATGGGCCATATTGAGACACTGGAGGAAGGCGGGCTGCTAATCGGGCTGGCCGGTGAGAAGATCGTCAACAATTTCCGTTTTCTTGCTGTATTCAAAGACGATGAGGAGCATGTCGTCTATAATGGCACCGAGGAAATCGGCTCCATTACCACCGTGCCCCCACCGGGTTACTGCTTCACGCTGGCGGGCAAGCTGTGGAAGGTGGAGGAGGTAGACAACCGCCATAAGGCCGTCTATGTCAAAGGCTCGCGCGGCAAGGTTGATACTCTCTGGCTTGGTGCTGGCGGTGATGTGCATACCCGGATCATGGCCAAAATCCGTGAGGTATTGGGAGCGACGTCGCTATATCCGTATCTGGCGCCAAGCGCGGCAGCCCGGTTGGAACGGGCCCGACGCCTGGCCAAGGAGAGCGGTCTGCTCACGCGCTCCGTCCTGCCGGCAGGCGGCGATTCCATGTTCATCCTGCCGTGGGCGGGAAGCAGGCAGTTCCGGACTTTGGAACGGCTGCTGAAGAATAACCTGAAGGGCCGGCTGGGGCTTCGTTCCATCACACCGATGGAGCCTTATTATATGGTAGTCGCCGGCAGTGTGGATGCAGATACGCTGGAGGAAGAGATCATGGCTGAAACAACCGCTGCGGCGGACCCGCTTTCCTTGCTCAGCAAGGATGAAGCGCCATATCTCGGCAAGTATGATGAATTCATCCCCCATGAGCTGCTGCGCAAAGCCTTTTCACTGGATGGGCTGGATGTGCCTGGGCTGCTGAATGTGATTAAGCAGTGGCGGGTGGAGAACTAG